Within the Miscanthus floridulus cultivar M001 chromosome 17, ASM1932011v1, whole genome shotgun sequence genome, the region ctttgatcctaaggaactaatgatgtaaattaaatgtttattgatatcgttattttcgagaacaagattatgaaagtgttgtatatatacatatatatatatctataatatatatagtttcatactttattcgaatataataatgctcgagatgggaattagatgtaattatatgcgtgcgtgtatttatattagcagcgtagaatacgtacataaaaatatattatatattaaacaaatatgtgtaactgaactgaaaacaaattaaacaaaaaaaaaagaaaaagaaccaatcgagactaaagggtgcggccacgtttgctcggttggagggcctttagtcccggttggtaacaccaaccgggactaaatgtccctctttAGTCTCGGCTCAatgatccgggactaaaggttccacctttagtcccgggatcgttgtcccggcgcggtaaccaggactaaagacCGTTACCGCTCGGGACGTATGGGCCTCCCAGTCCACAATTTGGCGCGGTTTGTTTCATCGCGTGCGGTTTTCCTTTGCCCCTGGCCACCCTTGTAGCCTTTGGCTAGTCCGGGTCACGCCTGGTTGCGGCCGTTGGATGGCTAGCTGAAGCTGACAGGGCcttggcagtggcagtggcagtggatGGAGCCAGGCATCAATGCCGATCCCgagaagagaagaagagaggCCGCACAAGAAAAGATGATGTAGCACATTTTTCGATTTTGAAAACCGACCGGACCTCGGGATTTTTTAGTATATAACTATATACGTGGTTTTTCTTTATAATACCTTTTGGCCTATTGGAAAATATTGTTTTCGGCTCTCAGTATTTTTGTAATCATTGGAAATACTCTTAGAATATTAGTGTTGTCATTGCCTTTTAAGAGGGATCAAGGTATATATTAATTTTCCCTTTACTTAAATTCAGTTCAGGTATTGTTCCCCAAAAAAAATCAGTTCAGGTATATTTTTGGCAACAGCGGCATGTCCACTGGTAGGAAAGTACGTGCACAGTATGTGGTTACCCTGTAAGTCTCAAGTCTCAATATATGTCGTTCAAGTCCAAACTGTGTTGCATATGCATATTAGAAACACCTCACATTATTATTAATTAATATACTAAGttcgtgatttcttttttttttctcagcaaTCTGCTGCAGACATATTCATTTGATTATTTGAGCTATCTAGCTTACTCCTGTTTGCCTGCCGCTGCTGGCTCCGGCGCGTCGATCGGGTCTCTGTGGATCGGCGGGAAACACCACGACGCTGGATGCTCCGACGCAGCCGCCGCCTCCTGCTCCGTGACCAGCagcagcggtggcggtggcggcggagacGGGTCGTTGGGGCTGTGGCCCGGTCCCCTGGGAACCTTCCTCAGCACCGAGAACTCGTCTTCCGCGGCGGCGCTCGGTGGCGGAGGAGGGTGGCTGATCACTGGGCGGCCGTGCCCAGACGGCGGACGCAGGTTTATGTGGCTCGTCGTCACCGGCAAATGGCGCGCCGCCTGCTCCGTGGCCGGCACGAGCGAGAGCTTCGAAGCAGTCGCCGCCgatcgcggcggcggcggagacgggtcGTTGGGGCTGTGGCCAGGTCCCCTGGGAACCTTCCTCAGCACCGAGAACTCGTCGTCCACGGCGCTATGTGGCGGAGGGGGGTGGCTGATCACTGGGGGGCGGAGGACGGGCGGGGCCGGCCGAACCAAGTTTATCAAGCTCCGGTGGCTCGTCGTCACCGGCAAATGGCGCACCGCCAGCGCCGTGGGCGGCCTGATCAGCATCACCAGTGCAAGGAGCACCACCACCTCCGCTGCCGTTGCGGCCGCCGGTGACGCGACATTCTTGGTCGCCGCCATAGCAATTGGTTGGCTGTTGTCTAGTACGGCACGAGCACTACTACCACTGCAGCACTAGTCCCTTCTGCTGTGAGCATCGTAGCTAATCTTGCATCGATATTTGTAGGGCATCGATCGCCTCTGCATGCAGTGCCAGTGAATGGCAGATTTGGTCGTCACTGACACGATTCGCTGTGGCCGCGATCGAGCTAATTATTTGTCGTTATTGCTATGGTTTGCATGCTTACTAATATTATCACAGCATACGAATAGCGACTTGTTAGTTTCTAGACACGTACATTCCCGTAAACACGGCAGTATTGGTGCATAGCATATGGATGTTTATTTTGACAGAGGTGAACTTATTTATCTCTACATCTTTATGGGGATATAATTTTCTGGCGTTGGATATCAAATACGACTTTTGGACTCAAGAGGTCTTTAAGGGCACATTTAGATCCGTTAGCACTAAAAATTATCCAGCTAATAGCTGCTAATTTTTAGCAGGGGGCTGTTTGAATCCACTTGCTAATAGGTAATTGGATAATGAGTTACGTTGAAGATGCATATGAACTATAGCATACGCTAGCAACAATTCCAAACCTGCTAATGAAACTAATAGTTAGCAGCCCTCCGGCTACTAATGAGCAGGTTTATTAGCAGGTCTATTTGGATCAATCCACTAGTAATAATTTTAGCTGCTAATTTTTAGTACTAATGGATCCAAACAAGTCCTAAATTAAAAATGTCCCATCACTACCCTGACCAAGTACTTTAAAAAATGCAATGGCATGGAAATGCTTGTAAATCCTTAGGGGATGTTTGGATCACCTAAACTAAACTTTAGATGTGGTTTTGGATTCCAAATAGAAGGATTAAGTATGAACTAATCATAGACTAATAAGAACTAATAGAGGCTAACTGATGTCTAGAActcattaatttttttttattactCCATGTTTAGTCTTCCAGAGATCCAAACACGCCCTTAATAGAGTTTTGCTTCTCAGTAGTATAGCCGGCCATGCAGATGGTACGCCTTGTATCTTCCCAAGTCACATACATCTCTTTTCTCAGGTAGCATGTTCGGGTTCCCcacttggacaactcattaaAGTTGACTTATCACTGTAAATTCTCCCTTGCCCTCTTACAGTGTTCATCACACATTTAGCAGAATGCTACATGCTAAACAGACTATAGGACGTTCGGTTCCTAACTAAGGACGTGCTGAAGTAATCCGGTGGTTATGCTTCGGCTCTGATCTTCATAATCAATTCCGTAGCCTTCCTGCAGAAACCAAATGAATGAAACACAATGTCAACTACTCATCAACCGTAATCACAGCACCAGTCAACCATGGTAGCTAGAATGGCATAAATAAATATTCAGGAAAAAAAACGTTGTTCAAATTCGCCAGCTTGGGTTTGCTGATCTGAGCAACTGCTTGTGATTATCATGACGAGTACTTCGTCAAGATACTAGTACCATTTTTTTAAAGAGACACTCAAAAGAGTAAAAAATAGATTTTACCGTAGCTCTCTTTAGATCTCGTCATTCCCAGGATCCAATCTTTGAGCATCTAGGAGAGCGTCACAAGCTTGCTTGTAATCCTGGACGTAGCACATCCATTCAAGCACAAGAAACATAACAATGTTCAGGTAATTGTAGGGTAAATATGCAGAATAGAGAGCTAGATGTGTATCTCACTTTGAGTAGCATGTGAGCTGCAGCCTGACGATAGCAAGCTTTTGCCCAGTCAGGTCGCATCATCCTGCACTGATAAGCATCCGAGAGAGCACCTTCGCCATCACCCATTAGCAGCTTGCAGAGGCTCCTGTTTGAATATAGCATTGCATCTGGTGCGCGATCTATCATCTGTGGTAAAAGATGGCAGATTATAGGACAAGGTTTATACCAAGCTTAAATTGATAACaagaaaaggtatattttatCAGTTGTGCAGACTATATTTAACAGTTGCGTAAACTAGATTTTGATAGTTGCATCTAGAGTATAGACTTTGAACATGAAAATAGATAAGTAGCCTGTCTACAGACTTCGTGGGCTGACGATTCATTCTGTGGCGTAGTATGTTGCTGCCCTTTATAGAGATGAACAAAGTTTGAAGTAATGTCATTAGTACCTAATCCAAGCATGTGGGAGAGCAATCTCATAATGCAAGCATGTGGGAGAGGACAATCTTCTAGTTCAAGCATACAGGAGAGAGCAATATGTCATTCCCAATTGGCCACCTAAAATCTACATGGACTACATGTTCGAACTGGATTCCATTCTATTTAAAAGAGTTTAGAGTGTGTACTTCAAGGCATTCTTCATTAGTTAACGGCTTGATTGGTACAGATTTTAGTTTCCCCACTATAAAAACTACTCGTTACTGCACCGAAACACATAATAACTGCACTGAGCTCAGCATCAACAGACTAGCTCATGGTTTTTTTTTTACCAGGGGGGGAGATGTCCCCCTGATTTTGTCTTAAGAAGATGGtgccgtgactcgaacccgggctGGCTCAGCCAACCGCTTCTTTGGCGTGTTGTGCTGACCAGTTGCACCATGAGAGTGTTGGCAGCTCATGGTTCAAGTACTAGAGTAAGTCAGCATGTGACTTTGTCATCGGGTGTTCAGGATTGTTTCGTGTGCACGGCTGGATGCAATCGTACTTCCAGTGCTATTTATCATCGGCAGCCTACTGTGCCTTCTTTCATGGGCTCATGGGCTGATGGCCATAATGCAATTTATAGTATCATTGTCTCAGTTTCATATGCAATTTGTCTAGGTATTTTGTGTTCCATGTAAGAGGTTATCAATCCCTTAGGTTGCCCTAAACATTCTGAACTTATCATAATGAAAAACATGTTCATGTGGGGGGGAGGGGGCAATTCAGCATCAACTTTTCTAATAACTTACCAAAACACTGTGAGCAGCAATAACATTTTCCAGTTGGTGCCTTTTTTAACAAAATGGGACAATCTTTAACCATTCCAGATATTGTGCAAAGACTTACCAAACTATAAGATTTCGATGCCAACTCATAATCCTTCCTCTTGAATGCCACACTTGCCTGTGATTTGAGGAAAGCTTTTCTTCCTTCAATCTGCTGTTCATTGTAAACAATCAAACAACAAAAGTTAAATGCTACCCTGATTGAACATTTGAATCCTAGAGTGAAATTTGTCTATGATGATTTCCAAAAGCAAAGAAACTTAAACATCTTTATCTCTAAAATCTGCATTTATTGGGACCTAGATGGCTTGCTCTTTCATATGCTTAATATGCAGAAATGCAAGTGTATATGCTTATACACTTAGAGCTCTTAGCCTGCAATCTTCAGCAGCCACAGAGACACAATATGTGTATCAGAAATGGGGAGAACTTTTGGTAATGCAGATGAGTGTTCAAGTTCCTGTCCATAATAAATTGACATATGGGAAGAATGTGTAATATAGTCagtagttttatttttttctcgaaCGATGCAGAAGAACTGCATGTCATTTCtttaagaagagaaagaaaaacaaggagaGGCCAGAGGCCAGCTCCCACCAAAGTTCAATTACAAACACACCACttaccaaaaaaaaaactcaaattcGAGTTTTATTTATTAATGAGGGGTTCTATTTGTACATAAACTTGAAAGGCAAGGTCTTAGAAGGAACTATACTCGAACATTAAGAGATTCAAAGGGAACGATTCATGATTAAAGGTCCAAAAAGTAACCTCAAACTAGGAATAAAAGGGTATCTATAGATTATTGTATGAAAAGAGCATTACAGCTATAAGTACCATACCAATGGCTTTGCGTTTTCAAATATTGCATACGAGATTACTCAATCAATACTCCAGTTTGGAACATTAGGGATTGGCAAAGTCAAGGGAAACAGCATATCAACTTCTTCTCTACAATCATTTATTGCAGCAAGCTCTATTGGCAACCTACCCAACTGCAACAGGAGGAGAGGATTGTCATTTCTGCGAAAATTAATGGCAAATTCAACAAGTAACCCAAATGGTGTGTGGAATCATTTAAAGAACCAAGATACAGGGAATTTTGGAACAAGATGTTTCAAGAAGGATTTAACCCAGCAGATATATACTCTCAATTTGATATATAGAAAATAAAACATGCAAACATACATGCCTGGTATCCCATGGCATCCACTACAATGTGTGGTGcagttaaaaatacactattaaCAACTGGTGCATAGATGAATACAAGAGATGTATTAGACAAGAGTAAAGACCAAATGAATAACAAGAATTTCTAGTTCTATCCTATTTTACATGTCTCCATTCTCCATCAGTTATACAAAGAAGTAGCCACATCATGAGCATTCTTTGATAACTCTAATGATATAAAGTAAGGATAGCATAATCAGGAGGACATTTAGAAATGTAAAATATAAAATTTACATCATCTGGAATGTTAGGGTCTGCTCCAGCCTTCAACAATAATCGGATGGAGTTGGTATGACCTCCCTTTTCTGTAGCGATCGACAGAGGAGATGTAATAGTACCTTTTTCCATTAACATCAGCACCAGCCTGTAAAAAGCATTGTACAACAGTAAAGTAAAATTGGCACAGATGGTTTGAGTAAGCAAAATATCCACACAACAGTAGTTGAAGAAACAAAGTCAAGAAAGATACTAGCCTTGATGAGTAGCTTCATGCACTTCAATGAACGGTTTACAAGAGCTCCCATCAGTGGAGTGCCAACGCCACTGAATATGCAGTTGGGCTGAAAGAAGACTATGAGCATTTCTCCTTTGTCTCTTGAGTAACAAGGAAACCCAAAATCTATAGTCATGTCATCTAATCACAAGAGGAACAACAGAGATAAATCAGTTCTACCACTGTGCTTCTAATGCATGTAACAGTCATATGATGGCAGCTCTGGAAAGATGAAGGGTCCAATTTTCATTGGATAGAACATACACAATGAGTGAAGGGGTAGAATTATATATAGTGTTCCTAGTTGATCATCTCACCTTATTGCCTAGTTTGCCAAACAAGTACTAAATAACATGCATGTTTAAGTGTTTAAAATATATTTTAAGACGCTAATAATATATAAGAAACAGAAAGGGACC harbors:
- the LOC136515241 gene encoding leucine-rich repeat extensin-like protein 3 — encoded protein: MAATKNVASPAAATAAEVVVLLALVMLIRPPTALAVRHLPVTTSHRSLINLVRPAPPVLRPPVISHPPPPHSAVDDEFSVLRKVPRGPGHSPNDPSPPPPRSAATASKLSLVPATEQAARHLPVTTSHINLRPPSGHGRPVISHPPPPPSAAAEDEFSVLRKVPRGPGHSPNDPSPPPPPPLLLVTEQEAAAASEHPASWCFPPIHRDPIDAPEPAAAGKQE